The Spirochaetota bacterium genome has a segment encoding these proteins:
- a CDS encoding aspartate aminotransferase family protein produces the protein MSTKKQITKLYANHVSPGKADIYTKYDMVLIPGKRIGPFLYDIDGKQYINCHSNGGVFNLGHRNPEIIRVIERAMKTYDIGNHHLISEPKALLGKLISSIMPKGLNQVVYGVSGGEAVDFAIKFARGVTGRPDIISAQGGYHGHTGLAMAAGDGKFRDKFGPTTPGFQQVPFNDVESIEKALSDKTAAVIFETIPATLGIVVPDKKFYSRVRSLCDVCGALLILDEIQTGFGRTGTMWGFEHFKVVPDIVTLGKGMSGGLYPISATVYQEKYAGFLRTDPFVHISTFGGSEIGCCAAMEVIRISRRKAFLNHVSRMAEFFNEGLKGLSIKYPSLKLRIRGMGLMMGLEFKDEGTALLMMKLLFDQGIYLVYSGNDPKVLQFMPVLTITKKDGEEVLKRMDHAFAKMGGL, from the coding sequence ATGAGCACAAAGAAACAAATCACCAAACTATATGCCAACCATGTTTCACCGGGGAAAGCGGATATCTATACAAAATATGATATGGTGCTTATCCCGGGGAAAAGAATCGGGCCTTTCCTGTATGATATTGACGGCAAGCAATATATCAATTGCCACAGCAACGGCGGTGTTTTCAACCTCGGCCATCGCAATCCTGAAATAATTCGCGTCATAGAGCGGGCAATGAAAACCTATGATATAGGTAATCATCATCTCATAAGCGAACCGAAGGCTCTCCTGGGAAAATTGATTTCGTCGATTATGCCGAAGGGATTGAACCAGGTCGTGTACGGGGTGAGCGGCGGTGAGGCTGTCGATTTCGCAATAAAATTTGCCCGAGGCGTAACAGGCAGGCCCGACATTATTTCGGCACAGGGAGGATATCATGGCCACACGGGCCTGGCCATGGCTGCCGGAGACGGTAAATTCAGAGACAAATTCGGGCCAACTACTCCAGGATTCCAACAGGTTCCGTTCAATGATGTGGAGAGTATTGAAAAAGCGCTGTCGGATAAAACCGCGGCAGTAATATTCGAAACAATTCCCGCAACATTAGGCATAGTCGTTCCGGACAAGAAATTCTATAGCCGGGTGAGATCACTGTGCGATGTCTGCGGGGCGCTGCTCATTCTGGATGAAATCCAAACCGGCTTTGGGAGAACCGGAACCATGTGGGGGTTTGAGCATTTTAAGGTGGTGCCGGATATCGTTACTCTGGGGAAGGGTATGAGCGGAGGTCTATACCCTATCAGCGCCACAGTGTATCAGGAGAAATATGCCGGATTTCTTCGCACGGATCCATTTGTCCATATTTCAACATTCGGAGGAAGCGAAATAGGGTGCTGCGCCGCCATGGAGGTAATCCGCATTAGCAGGCGTAAGGCCTTCCTCAATCATGTGTCCAGAATGGCGGAATTTTTCAATGAAGGTCTGAAGGGATTATCGATAAAATATCCTTCATTGAAGCTCAGAATCAGGGGAATGGGACTCATGATGGGCCTGGAATTCAAGGATGAAGGAACAGCCTTGTTGATGATGAAGCTATTATTTGATCAAGGGATATATCTGGTTTACTCCGGAAATGATCCGAAGGTTCTTCAATTCATGCCGGTGCTGACTATTACAAAGAAGGATGGGGAGGAGGTTCTGAAACGCATGGATCATGCATTTGCCAAAATGGGAGGTCTCTAG
- a CDS encoding 4Fe-4S dicluster domain-containing protein, whose protein sequence is MRWGIYIFMFIAFFYLVYSVVQRVLIWRKGQPELRTDYPEKRILAVIKYVILQAKILRESFAGIMHASLFFGFAALFIVTLIIMAQDDFFELFFHMRFITGNFYLFWSLAADLAGAVVFIGVCMGIYRRYITKPTRLDTKPIDTFALVLILIIVITGFTSEAMRIAMSDFPAWEVWSPFGYVLAFFFSIFSDSTLRVMHQFSWWIHMLGAFVFIGLAGSDKLGHIVISSLNVYYGNINNENSQTKYGLAIIDPAVFEVAESFGVSKVEDYTWKQLMDSDACTRCGRCQDNCPAWLTEKPLSPKKLVNDIKANMEERIPKLKLAEDPSTVETTPLIDGAVQSDEFWSCTNCSACQEACPVNIEHIQKMIDMRRYKVLMEGDMAPELQTTFMNLENNFNPYGFAFGERGAWLPADLGVKTMAEDAEVEYLYFVGSPASYDKRNQKVAIAFLNIMKKAGVKVGILGAEEADSGDAALRGGNEYLFHALATQNLENFKAYGVKKIVCTCPHDYNVIKKEYKKFAKVGKNAEGGPLEANYEVYHHTEIINDLIKSGKIKLVNALNETITYHDSCFLGRYNEIYEAPREILKAIPGVNFVEMSRNHRTSFCCGAGGARMFIEEHLGTRINQFRTKDAQSTGATKVCTACPFCMTMLSDGITELDIQNMQNFDIAEYVFNAMEK, encoded by the coding sequence ATGAGGTGGGGAATATACATCTTCATGTTCATCGCCTTCTTCTACCTTGTTTATAGTGTTGTTCAGCGGGTTCTTATCTGGAGAAAAGGACAACCTGAGTTGCGTACCGACTACCCGGAAAAAAGAATACTGGCAGTCATTAAATATGTAATATTACAGGCCAAAATCCTGCGTGAGTCCTTCGCCGGCATTATGCACGCATCATTGTTCTTCGGTTTTGCCGCTCTGTTCATAGTGACGTTGATCATTATGGCCCAGGACGACTTCTTCGAGTTGTTCTTCCATATGCGCTTTATAACGGGCAATTTTTACCTCTTCTGGTCATTAGCCGCGGATCTGGCCGGTGCGGTAGTATTCATCGGAGTCTGCATGGGCATCTATCGCCGGTATATCACCAAGCCGACCAGGCTAGACACCAAACCGATTGACACCTTTGCGCTGGTTCTTATCCTTATAATCGTCATAACAGGATTCACCAGCGAAGCAATGCGTATTGCGATGTCTGATTTCCCGGCCTGGGAAGTCTGGTCGCCCTTCGGCTATGTCCTGGCATTTTTCTTCTCGATATTCAGCGATTCTACTCTCAGGGTCATGCACCAGTTCAGCTGGTGGATCCATATGCTGGGAGCCTTTGTGTTTATAGGTCTTGCCGGTTCCGACAAGCTGGGACATATCGTGATTTCATCGCTGAACGTATACTACGGTAATATCAATAATGAGAATTCCCAGACCAAGTATGGTCTGGCCATCATAGACCCGGCCGTGTTCGAAGTCGCCGAAAGTTTCGGGGTCTCCAAGGTTGAAGATTACACCTGGAAACAGCTTATGGACAGCGACGCCTGCACCCGGTGCGGCCGCTGCCAGGACAACTGCCCGGCGTGGCTCACCGAGAAGCCACTATCGCCGAAAAAGCTGGTCAACGACATCAAGGCCAATATGGAAGAGCGGATTCCCAAGCTGAAACTTGCTGAAGATCCCTCCACTGTCGAAACAACTCCGCTTATAGACGGTGCCGTTCAGTCAGACGAATTCTGGTCCTGTACCAACTGCTCCGCCTGCCAGGAAGCCTGCCCTGTCAATATCGAGCACATACAGAAGATGATCGATATGCGTCGGTATAAAGTTCTCATGGAAGGCGACATGGCTCCGGAATTGCAGACAACCTTTATGAACCTTGAGAACAATTTCAATCCCTATGGTTTTGCTTTCGGCGAAAGGGGAGCGTGGCTCCCTGCTGACCTCGGCGTCAAGACAATGGCGGAAGACGCCGAAGTCGAATACCTCTACTTTGTCGGCTCTCCCGCTTCCTACGACAAGCGGAATCAAAAGGTCGCCATAGCGTTCCTGAATATCATGAAAAAAGCTGGAGTTAAAGTCGGAATTCTCGGGGCAGAAGAAGCAGATTCCGGCGACGCGGCATTGAGAGGCGGCAACGAGTATCTCTTCCACGCGCTGGCAACCCAGAACCTTGAAAACTTCAAGGCCTATGGCGTGAAGAAGATCGTTTGCACCTGTCCGCATGATTACAATGTCATAAAGAAAGAATACAAGAAATTCGCAAAAGTGGGCAAAAACGCCGAGGGCGGCCCCCTTGAGGCAAATTATGAGGTATATCATCATACCGAGATTATCAATGACTTGATCAAGAGCGGGAAGATAAAGCTGGTGAATGCTCTCAACGAAACCATCACCTATCATGATTCCTGCTTCCTGGGCCGGTACAATGAGATCTACGAGGCACCAAGGGAAATACTCAAGGCGATACCGGGAGTGAATTTCGTGGAAATGAGCAGAAATCACCGGACCAGCTTCTGCTGCGGCGCCGGAGGCGCGCGTATGTTCATCGAAGAGCACCTGGGGACACGGATAAACCAGTTCAGGACCAAGGATGCCCAGTCAACTGGCGCGACGAAGGTCTGCACTGCCTGCCCGTTCTGCATGACCATGCTTTCCGATGGTATCACCGAGTTGGATATTCAGAATATGCAAAATTTTGACATAGCCGAATACGTATTTAACGCTATGGAAAAGTAA
- a CDS encoding homoserine O-acetyltransferase, with translation MDNNDTSSRSVGIVETKYFSCERFTFRSGRILSPVILAYETYGTLNDKKNNAILITHALSGSAHAAGFHGEQDKHPGWWDLYIGPGKPFDTDKYFIICSNVIGGCSGSTGPSSINPDTGKPFGLDFPMVTIHDMVNSQWHLIRHLGIEKLLSIAGGSMGGMQSLKWAIMYPDMVNSVISIATSASLSAQGIALNEVGRQAIMNDPNWNGGNYYDTKGPDAGLSLARMIGHITYLSEKHMHEKFGRQYKDDDPAITKFDNVFMVESYLHYQGTKFVDRFDANSYLYITKAIDYFDLKKDYGSLHNAFSSVGSNFLIISFTSDWLYPSTQSKEIVQALRANGKNVMYTDIETDMGHDTFLIDYEPLKRNITNFLKREFERVND, from the coding sequence ATGGATAATAATGATACATCCAGCCGATCAGTGGGAATTGTTGAAACAAAATACTTCTCTTGTGAGCGGTTCACCTTCAGGTCTGGCAGAATATTGAGTCCTGTTATTCTGGCCTATGAAACATACGGCACCCTCAACGATAAAAAGAACAATGCCATCCTCATCACCCACGCCCTGTCCGGCAGCGCCCATGCCGCCGGTTTTCACGGCGAGCAGGACAAGCACCCGGGCTGGTGGGACCTGTACATTGGGCCGGGGAAGCCCTTCGATACCGATAAATACTTCATCATATGCTCCAATGTCATAGGCGGCTGCAGCGGGTCTACCGGTCCCTCGTCTATCAATCCAGATACAGGCAAGCCCTTCGGCCTAGACTTCCCCATGGTCACTATCCACGACATGGTGAACAGCCAGTGGCACCTTATCAGGCATCTCGGAATAGAAAAACTTCTGTCCATTGCGGGCGGATCAATGGGGGGGATGCAATCCCTCAAGTGGGCCATCATGTATCCGGATATGGTCAACTCGGTCATTTCCATAGCCACGTCCGCGTCACTTTCAGCGCAGGGGATAGCCCTGAACGAAGTGGGCCGTCAGGCTATCATGAATGATCCCAACTGGAACGGCGGCAACTACTATGACACGAAGGGACCAGACGCGGGCCTCTCCCTGGCGCGTATGATCGGCCACATCACCTACTTGAGCGAAAAGCATATGCATGAAAAATTCGGCCGGCAGTACAAAGATGATGACCCGGCCATAACGAAATTCGACAACGTCTTCATGGTCGAGTCATACCTTCATTACCAGGGGACCAAGTTCGTGGATCGCTTTGACGCCAACTCGTATCTGTATATAACGAAAGCCATCGATTATTTCGACCTTAAAAAAGATTACGGATCCCTTCATAACGCCTTCTCCTCGGTAGGCTCCAATTTTCTGATCATAAGCTTCACCTCGGACTGGCTCTACCCGAGCACACAGTCAAAGGAAATCGTGCAGGCCCTCCGCGCCAACGGTAAAAATGTAATGTATACGGACATTGAGACCGATATGGGCCATGATACCTTTCTTATCGATTACGAGCCGCTGAAAAGGAATATAACGAATTTTTTAAAAAGGGAATTTGAACGGGTGAACGACTGA
- a CDS encoding patatin family protein: protein MTVKKNTTLKCALVVEGGGMRGIFPAGVLDVFLEKKFDPFGLYVGVSAGACNLASHLAGQHERNFRIYTQLMTRPGFISLRKFLQGGHLMDLDYLWDLIDDQEPLSLEEIFKHKGKEYVVVGTNANLGIPVYMRTNERNCNECLKASSAVPLLYRGIVEIDSTHYVDGGVTDPIPAMEAYRRGARIITVIRTRPAHFRKKKGIENYISSFATRAWPKLSDAVKAQAETYSRCVDFILNPPNDATIIQIAPETQLRTGRTTQDIGSLLADYKTGRKIGEEFVFRWEQVIGC, encoded by the coding sequence ATGACCGTAAAAAAGAATACAACGTTAAAATGCGCACTTGTGGTCGAGGGAGGGGGAATGCGCGGTATTTTTCCCGCCGGCGTTCTTGATGTTTTCCTGGAAAAGAAATTTGATCCTTTTGGCCTTTATGTCGGCGTGTCAGCCGGCGCCTGCAACCTGGCATCCCACCTGGCCGGGCAGCATGAGAGGAATTTTCGCATCTATACGCAGTTGATGACCAGGCCCGGCTTTATCAGCCTGAGGAAATTCTTGCAGGGCGGCCACCTGATGGACCTGGATTACCTCTGGGATCTCATCGATGATCAGGAACCTCTTTCCTTGGAAGAAATTTTCAAGCATAAGGGAAAAGAGTACGTAGTCGTTGGAACGAATGCGAATCTTGGGATTCCGGTATACATGAGAACAAATGAGCGTAATTGCAATGAATGCCTGAAGGCATCGAGCGCGGTTCCCCTCCTGTACCGGGGGATCGTTGAAATTGATTCAACCCATTATGTTGACGGCGGAGTCACCGATCCGATACCGGCTATGGAAGCGTACCGGAGGGGGGCACGAATAATAACGGTGATACGGACGAGGCCGGCGCATTTTAGGAAGAAAAAAGGAATCGAGAACTATATCTCTTCCTTTGCCACAAGAGCATGGCCGAAGCTTTCGGATGCTGTGAAAGCACAGGCCGAAACCTATTCCCGCTGTGTCGATTTTATTCTAAACCCGCCGAACGATGCCACCATAATACAGATCGCGCCGGAGACGCAGTTGCGCACCGGCAGGACAACACAGGACATAGGATCATTGCTGGCTGATTACAAAACAGGGAGAAAAATCGGGGAAGAATTTGTATTCCGGTGGGAACAGGTCATTGGGTGTTAG
- a CDS encoding deoxyribonuclease IV, with protein MRMRKIGVHLSISGGLHKALIKADELNIGAVQLFLKNSNRWEAKPYNADDIDTFISIWKNLPGLAVFAHSGYLINLAGTGDVLAKSLTALADELNRAHQMHINYLVLHPGSHGGRGLESGIDAVAKSLDSVFKANKNTGILLETTAGQGSSIGHRFEHLREIIDKTSYPDRLGICLDTCHIFAAGYDISKKETYRAVLSDFDAIIGLKKLKLIHINDSKKGCGSMVDRHEHIGKGCIGIEGFRLLLNDAMLKNIPMILETPKFNDDEADKNNLKVLKRLIIKQ; from the coding sequence ATAAGAATGAGAAAAATCGGCGTACACCTATCTATATCTGGTGGCCTTCACAAGGCCCTCATCAAAGCTGATGAGTTGAACATCGGGGCAGTGCAGTTATTTTTAAAAAATTCCAATCGCTGGGAAGCAAAGCCCTACAATGCCGATGATATTGATACTTTTATCAGCATATGGAAAAATCTTCCGGGCCTTGCGGTCTTTGCACATTCCGGCTATCTGATCAACCTTGCCGGGACCGGCGATGTCCTTGCTAAATCATTAACGGCTCTTGCTGACGAACTCAATCGAGCGCACCAGATGCATATCAACTATCTGGTTCTTCATCCCGGGAGCCACGGCGGCAGGGGACTCGAATCCGGCATAGATGCTGTCGCAAAAAGTCTGGATTCTGTTTTCAAGGCCAATAAAAATACCGGCATCCTGCTTGAAACAACCGCCGGTCAGGGATCCTCCATCGGCCATCGATTTGAGCATCTCCGCGAAATTATCGATAAAACATCCTATCCCGACAGGCTCGGCATTTGCCTGGATACCTGCCATATTTTTGCAGCTGGCTATGATATATCAAAAAAAGAAACATACAGGGCCGTTCTTTCCGATTTTGATGCCATCATAGGACTGAAAAAGCTTAAATTGATTCATATCAATGATTCAAAAAAAGGATGCGGCTCCATGGTGGATCGCCATGAGCATATTGGAAAGGGATGCATCGGTATCGAAGGATTCCGCTTGTTGCTAAATGACGCGATGCTTAAAAACATTCCCATGATACTTGAAACCCCGAAATTCAACGATGATGAAGCTGATAAAAATAATTTAAAAGTATTGAAGCGACTAATAATAAAACAATAG
- a CDS encoding YggU family protein, with protein sequence MNEKVVFDIAVSPKSSRSIITLGPGNSIKVFLNAPPVDGKANSELVSLFSKKLKIPKSNITIVSGQKGKKKRIAIEGLSREAILEKLSNP encoded by the coding sequence ATGAATGAAAAAGTAGTGTTTGATATTGCCGTATCCCCCAAATCCTCCCGGAGCATAATAACCCTCGGTCCCGGCAATTCCATTAAAGTATTTCTCAATGCCCCCCCTGTCGATGGAAAAGCCAATTCAGAGCTTGTTTCTCTTTTTTCGAAAAAATTGAAGATTCCCAAATCAAACATAACAATTGTTTCAGGCCAAAAAGGCAAAAAAAAGCGAATCGCCATTGAAGGACTGTCACGAGAAGCCATACTGGAAAAATTATCAAATCCATGA
- a CDS encoding CoA transferase, with protein MLEGIRIIDFTANIAGPATTALLTDMGAEVIKVEKPGIGDDARLFPPYVNGFSAPFIVMNRAKKSVVIDMKKPEGVQVFKELVATADVLVENYKPGVMAKLGIDYESLKKINPRLIMLSLSGYGQFGPLSKRPAYDSIIQACSGIMDVTGFPDGPPVKAGPIIIDLATAMHAGFAICAALFAREKCGEGEYIDLSMYETAINLLAGVWTDYTVTKNVPKRTGNRYPYVSPFDTFHAKNGYFMICSAGDSTFHKLCDAMGKPELKTDERFKNLFVRNANEPELKKIIQEWVGDKTTDELMEVLIKFEVPASPILNVKDVVEHPHTVARGIPVELEQPGRGNVVIYGPAIKTKNSETKVRGAAPEHGQHTTWMLTELLKKSADEIEKLKASGVVK; from the coding sequence ATGCTTGAAGGTATACGAATTATTGACTTTACCGCCAATATCGCCGGGCCGGCAACGACGGCATTGCTCACCGACATGGGAGCGGAAGTCATCAAAGTTGAAAAACCCGGTATTGGTGATGATGCACGCCTGTTCCCGCCTTATGTTAATGGTTTTTCAGCTCCTTTTATTGTCATGAACAGGGCTAAGAAGAGCGTTGTCATCGACATGAAGAAACCCGAGGGAGTGCAGGTATTCAAGGAACTGGTGGCAACTGCCGACGTTCTGGTTGAAAATTATAAGCCAGGCGTTATGGCCAAGCTCGGAATAGATTACGAGTCATTGAAAAAAATTAATCCTAGGCTAATTATGCTGTCATTGTCCGGGTACGGCCAATTCGGTCCGCTATCGAAACGCCCGGCCTATGATTCCATCATACAGGCCTGTTCAGGGATTATGGATGTTACCGGTTTTCCCGATGGACCTCCGGTAAAGGCCGGTCCCATTATCATTGACCTCGCTACGGCAATGCACGCCGGCTTTGCCATATGCGCTGCCCTCTTCGCGAGGGAGAAATGCGGCGAAGGCGAATACATCGATCTGTCGATGTATGAAACGGCTATCAATCTTCTGGCAGGGGTCTGGACCGATTATACTGTTACAAAAAATGTTCCTAAAAGAACCGGAAATCGGTATCCCTATGTCAGTCCCTTTGATACATTCCATGCCAAAAACGGCTACTTCATGATATGCAGCGCCGGGGATTCAACATTCCACAAGCTGTGCGACGCAATGGGAAAGCCGGAGCTCAAAACCGATGAGCGTTTTAAAAACCTGTTTGTCCGCAATGCAAATGAACCTGAATTGAAGAAGATCATTCAGGAATGGGTCGGGGATAAGACGACCGATGAATTGATGGAAGTATTGATTAAGTTCGAGGTTCCCGCCTCTCCCATTCTCAATGTAAAAGATGTTGTGGAGCATCCCCATACGGTGGCACGGGGGATCCCCGTAGAATTGGAGCAGCCGGGCCGTGGAAATGTGGTCATATACGGGCCGGCGATAAAAACAAAAAACAGCGAAACAAAGGTACGGGGTGCAGCTCCGGAGCACGGACAGCATACGACGTGGATGCTCACTGAATTACTTAAAAAATCAGCGGATGAGATTGAAAAGCTTAAAGCATCCGGAGTAGTAAAATAA
- the metW gene encoding methionine biosynthesis protein MetW, translating into MSLLDHIAYDLIIDEVAPHSKVLDLGCGDGILLQRLQELKEAVPYGVEISEDGVCQCVEKGLYCYQGDIDEGLADYKDNSFDYVILNQTLQITKRPSYVLNEMMRISKNAIVSFPNFGYYKTRLQLLLKGIMPKNMLLPYEWYETPNIHLLTIRDFQIFCIMHGYPIKKENHFSVTTSVTSHRVGAFPNLCAQYGFFVLDGERYTRPNTQ; encoded by the coding sequence ATGAGCCTTCTTGATCATATTGCCTACGATCTTATCATTGATGAAGTCGCGCCTCATTCGAAAGTGCTAGATCTTGGCTGCGGCGACGGGATTCTTCTGCAGAGGCTGCAGGAGCTCAAGGAGGCCGTGCCCTACGGCGTTGAGATATCGGAAGACGGTGTATGCCAGTGCGTGGAAAAGGGGCTGTACTGCTATCAGGGGGACATAGACGAGGGCCTTGCGGATTACAAAGATAATTCCTTCGATTACGTTATACTGAACCAGACCCTGCAGATCACAAAAAGGCCGTCGTACGTTCTCAATGAGATGATGCGCATCAGCAAGAACGCCATTGTGAGCTTTCCCAATTTCGGCTATTATAAAACCAGGTTACAACTGCTGCTGAAGGGAATCATGCCGAAAAACATGCTTCTTCCTTACGAATGGTATGAGACGCCCAATATTCACTTGTTGACAATTCGGGATTTTCAGATTTTCTGCATTATGCACGGATATCCCATAAAAAAAGAAAATCACTTTTCAGTGACTACCTCCGTCACATCACACAGGGTCGGGGCCTTTCCCAATCTTTGTGCACAGTATGGGTTTTTCGTGCTGGATGGCGAGCGTTATACCCGGCCTAACACCCAATGA
- a CDS encoding NCS2 family permease: MIEKSAIGYPIFVKSDLDGFIGLFIDNLVNLLIITGLCLSIGMPASLVFGRMLPGTATAVLAGNIFYSWQAHRLAKREGRSDVTALPYGINTVSLFAFFTLIIAPVFIQTKNADFAWKVGVISCFISGFFEGIGAFVGDKLRKITPRAALLSTLAGIAISFIALDQTIKIWDKPLIAFIPLALIMAEYFSHVKLPFRIPAGFYALIVGSAIAWSTGAMDGAKLCQSTKEVSLYLPGFFLFEILYGISIQDILPYLSISIPMGVMAFFGTLQNIESASAAGDTYPAMPTLLMNGIGTIIGSFFGSPFPTTVYIGHPGWKGLGARSGYSIINGAVMTIICFTGLMSVIVSAVPLEAGFPILLWIGVIITAQAFQTTPSNHAPAVALGLMPSIAAWGLSLLRQFINIEGNHTTRQINEIISQKLPHLKGILVFSEGALFSAMFLSAVAVYLIEKDFLRAFFWTLPLILFSYVGLIHSHEIGFGLAGDITLGYILFALILISIYMYNKYYLSRRNK, translated from the coding sequence ATGATTGAAAAAAGCGCCATCGGATATCCCATTTTTGTTAAAAGTGACCTTGACGGTTTTATCGGCCTCTTCATTGACAACCTTGTCAATCTCCTCATCATTACCGGCCTGTGCCTTTCCATTGGGATGCCGGCATCGCTGGTCTTCGGCAGAATGCTTCCGGGCACGGCAACCGCCGTTCTTGCCGGAAATATTTTTTATTCCTGGCAGGCCCATCGCCTGGCAAAACGGGAAGGGCGTTCAGATGTCACTGCGCTTCCCTATGGGATAAATACCGTAAGCCTTTTCGCCTTTTTCACGCTCATTATCGCACCGGTCTTCATCCAGACAAAAAACGCCGATTTTGCCTGGAAGGTCGGGGTCATAAGCTGTTTCATCAGCGGATTCTTTGAAGGCATCGGCGCTTTTGTCGGAGACAAATTGAGAAAAATCACTCCCCGTGCCGCTCTTCTTTCAACCTTGGCGGGTATCGCCATTTCATTCATCGCCCTGGATCAGACCATCAAGATATGGGACAAGCCACTGATCGCCTTTATCCCTCTGGCCCTGATCATGGCTGAATACTTTTCACACGTCAAGCTTCCGTTCCGCATACCCGCTGGTTTTTACGCCCTTATTGTTGGATCTGCCATTGCCTGGTCCACCGGGGCCATGGACGGGGCCAAGCTCTGTCAATCCACAAAAGAAGTATCACTATATCTTCCCGGTTTTTTTCTTTTCGAAATTCTCTACGGCATTAGCATACAGGATATTCTTCCATATCTTTCAATTTCAATACCCATGGGTGTTATGGCTTTTTTTGGTACATTGCAGAATATCGAATCCGCCTCGGCTGCCGGCGACACTTACCCCGCCATGCCGACTCTGTTGATGAATGGAATAGGCACCATAATCGGGTCCTTTTTCGGCTCGCCTTTTCCGACCACGGTATATATAGGCCACCCCGGGTGGAAAGGCCTTGGCGCCCGGTCCGGATATTCCATCATCAATGGCGCAGTCATGACCATAATCTGTTTCACCGGTCTCATGAGTGTAATTGTCTCAGCCGTGCCCCTTGAAGCGGGTTTTCCCATCCTGCTCTGGATTGGCGTAATTATCACAGCCCAGGCTTTCCAGACCACTCCGTCGAATCATGCGCCGGCAGTGGCCCTGGGACTCATGCCCTCCATTGCCGCCTGGGGCTTGTCATTACTCCGACAGTTCATCAACATTGAAGGCAACCATACGACCCGGCAGATAAATGAAATCATATCGCAGAAGCTGCCACATTTGAAAGGAATTCTGGTTTTTTCCGAAGGTGCGCTGTTTTCCGCAATGTTTCTTTCTGCCGTGGCTGTTTATCTAATTGAAAAAGATTTTTTAAGGGCATTTTTCTGGACGCTGCCCCTGATCCTTTTCTCGTATGTCGGTCTGATTCATTCACATGAAATTGGATTCGGCCTTGCGGGAGACATTACGCTGGGATATATTCTTTTCGCGTTAATACTCATCTCAATTTATATGTATAACAAATATTATTTATCGCGACGGAATAAGTAG